From the Leptospira sp. WS60.C2 genome, one window contains:
- a CDS encoding 3'(2'),5'-bisphosphate nucleotidase CysQ, whose translation MEEQEFQDVWKWVLSVGDSILDIYKSDFQIRDKGGNDPVTEADLFASEFLFEKISKRFPTHGFLSEEKMDTDSRLGKEWVWILDPIDGTREFVKKNDQFALSLGLVRNGEAIWGIIFNPATGEFFSKGKHSFFAKLQAPYSTEENFRTLVVSSSSVLHPLQEDNELKKKPILLVSVSEMKEGLFSDPFWNEAFEIRSMGSIAYKLGLLSAGFIDLIVSLKPKNEWDICGGISLLDEEHFTFFPLKDKFYSFNQKNTLSFGLVAGKKKAVEYLDSKIDFHQLSLKVKERW comes from the coding sequence ATGGAAGAACAAGAATTTCAGGATGTATGGAAGTGGGTTCTATCTGTTGGAGATTCCATCTTAGACATTTATAAATCAGATTTTCAAATTCGAGACAAAGGGGGAAACGATCCAGTTACAGAAGCTGATTTGTTTGCAAGCGAGTTTCTTTTTGAAAAAATTTCAAAACGTTTTCCTACACACGGTTTTTTATCCGAGGAAAAAATGGATACGGATTCACGACTGGGGAAGGAATGGGTTTGGATCCTTGATCCGATCGACGGCACTCGGGAATTTGTTAAGAAGAATGATCAATTTGCTTTGAGTTTAGGGCTTGTTCGCAATGGTGAAGCCATTTGGGGAATCATCTTTAACCCGGCTACTGGAGAGTTCTTCTCCAAAGGAAAACATAGTTTTTTTGCCAAACTACAAGCCCCTTATTCCACAGAAGAAAACTTTAGAACTTTAGTTGTATCCTCTAGCTCCGTATTACATCCGTTACAAGAAGATAATGAATTAAAGAAAAAGCCAATTTTACTTGTCTCAGTCTCTGAAATGAAAGAAGGGCTTTTTAGCGATCCCTTTTGGAACGAAGCATTTGAAATTCGCTCCATGGGAAGTATTGCCTACAAACTTGGATTACTTTCTGCTGGGTTTATCGATTTAATTGTTTCTTTGAAACCTAAAAATGAATGGGATATCTGTGGTGGAATTTCTTTGTTAGATGAGGAACATTTTACTTTTTTTCCTTTAAAGGATAAATTTTATTCTTTTAACCAGAAGAATACTTTATCGTTTGGGCTTGTCGCTGGCAAAAAAAAGGCGGTGGAATATTTAGATTCGAAAATTGATTTCCACCAACTCTCACTGAAGGTGAAAGAACGATGGTAA
- a CDS encoding glycosyltransferase family 4 protein: MVKTYKVGLDARPLSTRVSGVGRLIAETLKAFPNSEKYEFLLFSHLPIHSDHKSVLDLPNVRWVEGGGILKWKGGLYYNLYIPFYTWTHQLDLFWGSQQVLPPCLPKDLKAILTYCDLVLYLFPNTMRWIAKMQQRLFQAYSVRRSSFILSISQQTSDDMCKKFGYPVEKTGVAYPGVNPIEMTKLLDTPISNRVKDLGTGYLLSVSTIEPRKNYPFLLEVYREYRKKNPHHYRPWVIVGKIGWESPEFIEELIQERTLYKDILILDSVSDSELQHVYKRAGLFVFASKYEGFGIPLVEALFHHIPCIVSDIPTFHEIGKEGIQYLSTTRKEDANVWAEAINEFFQNPKPVDVSIDQFRWENAAAITESVFRQVLEEGE; the protein is encoded by the coding sequence ATGGTAAAAACCTATAAAGTCGGGTTAGACGCAAGACCACTTTCGACTCGAGTTTCTGGTGTGGGTCGCCTCATTGCAGAAACGTTAAAAGCCTTTCCCAATTCAGAGAAATATGAATTTTTACTTTTCTCGCATCTGCCAATCCATTCAGATCATAAATCGGTATTGGATTTACCGAATGTTAGATGGGTGGAAGGTGGAGGAATCTTAAAGTGGAAAGGGGGATTGTATTACAATTTATACATACCGTTTTACACTTGGACCCATCAATTGGATTTGTTTTGGGGATCTCAACAAGTTTTGCCTCCTTGTCTCCCAAAAGATTTAAAAGCGATTCTAACCTATTGTGATTTGGTTTTGTATTTGTTTCCGAATACCATGCGATGGATCGCAAAAATGCAACAACGTTTGTTTCAAGCTTACTCGGTTAGGCGCTCTAGCTTTATACTTTCTATTTCACAACAAACAAGTGACGATATGTGTAAAAAGTTTGGATATCCCGTTGAAAAAACGGGAGTTGCTTACCCAGGTGTAAACCCAATTGAAATGACAAAACTGTTGGATACACCAATTTCCAATCGTGTAAAAGATTTGGGAACTGGTTACTTGCTGTCCGTCTCAACAATTGAACCCAGAAAAAATTATCCTTTTTTATTAGAAGTGTATCGGGAATACCGAAAAAAAAATCCCCACCATTATAGACCTTGGGTGATTGTAGGAAAGATTGGTTGGGAGTCACCTGAATTCATTGAAGAGCTGATTCAAGAAAGAACACTCTACAAAGATATTTTGATTTTGGATTCCGTTTCAGATTCAGAACTTCAGCATGTTTACAAACGAGCTGGTCTTTTTGTCTTTGCTAGTAAATACGAAGGTTTCGGTATCCCTCTAGTGGAGGCATTGTTTCATCATATTCCATGCATTGTTTCTGACATTCCTACGTTTCATGAAATTGGAAAGGAGGGAATTCAGTATTTGTCTACCACAAGGAAAGAGGATGCAAACGTTTGGGCGGAGGCAATCAATGAATTCTTTCAAAATCCAAAACCAGTGGATGTATCAATCGATCAGTTTCGTTGGGAAAATGCGGCAGCCATCACGGAATCTGTGTTTCGGCAAGTTTTAGAGGAAGGAGAATAA
- a CDS encoding TlpA family protein disulfide reductase, translating to MIPKMKTKLIRLISPRIYLIVFLSLFFCQPKGGKSDFYPSALPTISGATESLSDFQGKVIVLDFWATWCEPCAKAVPTINEWKRRVSDSDFVFRGINTDTSEPLEKIEKDMKRLQMDYPTLLDKDWKMTDFYKVEGIPCLLVFDRSGKIVYRQYGLEKEDLTGLVVRSHVWAQSSLP from the coding sequence ATGATTCCAAAAATGAAAACTAAGTTAATCCGTTTGATATCACCCAGAATTTATTTAATCGTTTTCCTATCTCTCTTTTTTTGTCAGCCGAAGGGCGGAAAGAGTGATTTTTATCCAAGTGCCCTTCCCACTATTTCTGGTGCAACGGAGTCACTTTCTGACTTTCAAGGGAAGGTGATCGTCTTAGATTTTTGGGCCACTTGGTGTGAGCCATGTGCGAAAGCCGTACCCACTATCAATGAATGGAAACGGCGCGTTTCTGATTCGGACTTTGTCTTTCGTGGCATCAATACAGACACATCGGAACCATTAGAAAAGATCGAAAAGGACATGAAACGTTTGCAGATGGATTACCCCACCTTACTAGATAAAGATTGGAAGATGACTGATTTTTATAAAGTGGAAGGCATTCCCTGTCTTCTTGTTTTTGATCGCTCTGGAAAAATCGTGTACCGACAGTACGGATTGGAAAAAGAAGATCTCACTGGTCTTGTGGTTCGGTCACATGTTTGGGCACAGTCGAGTTTGCCATAA
- a CDS encoding long-chain fatty acid--CoA ligase, giving the protein MPANLPELFQQSAEKFGNRPAFVSKDESKSYKPVTFKEVYDLGINLAEALIDLGVNAKENVALLADNRLEWIVTDYGILMAGAADVPRGTDITDSEIVYILNHCEAKVVFLENDKMLEKFQKNRSQLEFAKTLIVMDPKSTATGVLKLYDLIAKGKDLRAKGSKKAEDRMKAIQPDDLFTIIYTSGTTGMPKGVMLKHSNMMHQTSAILGKMIDIKADERMLSILPVWHVFERVFEYLAIAAGCATYYTNVRDLRDDMKKAKPTFMASAPRLWESIYNGIYTRINDPKQTPAIRRGLFNLAYFFSKHFNSATRFLKGNQVDYVGRNPIVSLFKGIYALVVAILFAVPYFLLDLVVLSKIREATGGELKASVSGGGALQRHVDAFFNDIGINVLEGYGMTETSPVISVRTFKKLVQGSVGVITPETEVQIRDDLGKVLTHIDANQKLVSGKYGQRGVIHVRGPQVMKGYYKNPETTAKVLKDGWMDTGDIGMFNFKKTLTITGRAKDTVVLLGGENVEPVPIEDKLTESPFISQCMVIGQDQKNLGAIVVPDFEQLTAWAKENGISETDKEKLIQNPKVLDFYKKEIKALNNTKTGFKSFEQVTPFILITKPFEVGDELTNLFKMKRHLITEKYKDKIAALYAAD; this is encoded by the coding sequence ATGCCAGCCAATTTGCCCGAACTCTTCCAGCAGAGTGCTGAAAAATTTGGGAACCGCCCCGCATTCGTTAGTAAAGACGAATCGAAGTCCTATAAACCCGTTACCTTCAAAGAAGTCTATGATCTTGGGATCAACTTAGCAGAAGCCCTCATTGATTTAGGTGTCAATGCCAAAGAGAATGTCGCTCTGCTTGCCGACAACCGATTGGAATGGATTGTTACCGATTATGGAATCCTTATGGCTGGAGCCGCAGACGTTCCACGAGGAACCGATATTACGGATTCAGAAATTGTTTATATTCTAAACCACTGTGAAGCAAAAGTGGTTTTCTTAGAAAATGACAAAATGCTTGAGAAATTCCAAAAAAATCGTTCCCAATTGGAATTTGCAAAAACATTGATCGTCATGGATCCAAAATCTACTGCCACTGGTGTTTTGAAGTTGTATGACTTGATTGCGAAAGGGAAAGACCTTCGTGCAAAGGGATCTAAAAAAGCAGAGGATCGTATGAAGGCAATTCAGCCTGATGATCTTTTTACTATCATTTATACTTCCGGAACCACTGGTATGCCTAAAGGTGTTATGCTAAAACATAGCAATATGATGCACCAAACGTCTGCTATCCTAGGCAAAATGATTGATATCAAAGCTGACGAAAGAATGTTGTCGATTCTTCCTGTTTGGCACGTGTTCGAAAGGGTGTTTGAATACTTGGCAATTGCGGCAGGATGTGCAACATACTATACAAATGTTCGCGACCTTCGTGATGACATGAAAAAAGCAAAACCAACGTTTATGGCATCTGCTCCTAGACTTTGGGAGAGCATTTATAACGGAATTTATACGAGAATCAACGATCCAAAACAAACGCCTGCTATACGCAGAGGTTTATTCAATTTAGCATATTTTTTCTCGAAACATTTCAACTCAGCCACGCGTTTCTTAAAAGGAAACCAAGTGGATTATGTAGGAAGAAATCCAATTGTTTCTCTATTCAAAGGAATTTATGCACTTGTTGTAGCGATTCTCTTTGCTGTTCCTTATTTCCTTTTAGATTTAGTGGTTCTTTCTAAGATCCGCGAAGCAACTGGTGGAGAACTCAAAGCATCGGTTTCTGGTGGTGGTGCTCTACAAAGACATGTGGATGCATTCTTCAATGACATCGGAATCAATGTTCTCGAGGGATATGGAATGACAGAAACGTCTCCTGTGATCTCGGTTCGTACCTTCAAAAAATTGGTACAAGGTTCTGTAGGAGTCATCACTCCTGAAACGGAAGTGCAAATTCGCGATGATTTAGGAAAGGTTCTCACTCACATCGATGCCAACCAAAAACTCGTTTCTGGGAAGTATGGCCAACGTGGAGTGATCCATGTCCGTGGACCACAAGTGATGAAAGGGTATTACAAAAACCCAGAAACCACTGCAAAAGTTCTCAAAGACGGTTGGATGGACACAGGCGACATTGGAATGTTCAATTTCAAAAAGACCCTAACCATCACAGGTCGAGCGAAAGATACTGTGGTATTACTTGGTGGGGAAAATGTGGAACCGGTTCCTATTGAAGACAAACTCACTGAGTCTCCTTTTATCTCTCAGTGTATGGTGATTGGCCAAGACCAAAAGAACTTAGGTGCCATTGTGGTTCCTGATTTTGAGCAATTGACAGCTTGGGCAAAAGAAAATGGAATTAGTGAGACTGACAAAGAGAAACTCATCCAAAATCCGAAGGTTCTCGATTTCTACAAAAAGGAAATCAAGGCTCTCAATAATACAAAAACTGGATTTAAGTCATTTGAACAGGTAACTCCTTTCATTCTCATCACAAAACCTTTTGAAGTTGGTGATGAATTGACAAACCTTTTCAAAATGAAACGCCACTTGATCACAGAGAAATACAAAGACAAAATCGCAGCTCTCTACGCTGCCGACTAG